A genomic stretch from Malus domestica chromosome 15, GDT2T_hap1 includes:
- the LOC108171228 gene encoding uncharacterized mitochondrial protein AtMg00310-like — MEKLKGWKKLTLSQAGREILIKAVAQAIPAYPMNLFKFPNSFCQEMDALISKFWWGQKQGENRIHWVSREKLGRSKEDCGIGLRSFTLFNDALLAKQCWRLIVEPNSLWASVLKARYFPNCSFLKAKRGGRASWIWSSLLAGREILRNGAHWQIMDDNDTRVWVDRWLTSLPLGKPLPLGPVQVSKNLKVKSLICQESRGWDIDFLKPFLVDAEFAAILGTITGDPLLKDRLIWLYEKRGSYLVKAGYYWCLTHSSGRIPPPSLATNCPRALWKIIWKLETPPKI; from the coding sequence ATGGAAAAGCTGAAAGGGTGGAAAAAGTTGACTCTTTCACAAGCAGGGCGGGAGATCCTTATAAAGGCAGTGGCACAAGCTATCCCGGCTTACCCAATGAATTTGTTTAAGTTCCCTAATTCGTTTTGTCAGGAAATGGACGCTTTGATTTCGAAGTTTTGGTGGGGACAAAAACAAGGGGAAAATAGGATTCATTGGGTTTCTCGTGAGAAATTAGGGCGATCAAAGGAAGATTGTGGTATTGGGCTGAGAAGCTTTACATTGTTCAATGATGCCCTTTTAGCCAAGCAGTGTTGGAGGCTGATTGTGGAGCCAAACTCCCTATGGGCATCGGTTCTAAAGGCTAGGTACTTCCCGAATTGCTCTTTCCTCAAGGCTAAGCGGGGTGGTAGAGCATCGTGGATTTGGTCTAGTCTCCTAGCTGGAAGGGAGATCCTTCGCAATGGTGCTCACTGGCAGATTATGGATGATAATGATACTCGGGTATGGGTGGATAGATGGCTCACATCTCTTCCCTTAGGGAAACCTCTCCCTCTGGGACCGGTGCAGGTTTCTAAAAACTTAAAAGTCAAATCTTTAATTTGCCAGGAGAGTAGGGGATGGGACATTGATTTTTTGAAGCCTTTCTTAGTGGATGCGGAGTTCGCAGCGATATTGGGGACAATAACTGGAGACCCGTTGCTTAAAGATAGGCTGATTTGGCTCTATGAGAAAAGGGGATCCTATTTAGTAAAAGCGGGTTACTATTGGTGCTTGACCCATAGCAGTGGGAGGATCCCTCCGCCCAGTTTGGCCACCAACTGCCCCAGGGCGCTCTGGAAAATCATCTGGAAGCTGGAGACACCACCGAAAATCTGA
- the LOC114821434 gene encoding uncharacterized protein, whose product MANLYQRRSSPSPLCPICKTHDESVDHMLLKCPWVEGVWFGGMLSIRAHRQQASNWADWLLLMLESADGCDFLFNNLNLNPMRVLDAISLSVSVFKDSIPTTGTSLLPSPRNGEEALPSPRIGEVEVRWVPSNPGTIKINVDASWVARSGMGYIGVVARNNEGCFLVACGYRIMANSVAMADALAILHGCELGARKGWDSIIVESDS is encoded by the exons ATGGCGAACTTATACCAACGTCGGTCTTCTCCTTCTCCACTGTGCCCCATTTGTAAAACACATGATGAATCAGTTGACCACATGCTTCTTAAATGTCCTTGGGTGGAAGGGGTCTGGTTCGGGGGTATGTTGAGTATCAGAGCACATAGGCAGCAAGCTTCAAACTGGGCAGATTGGCTTCTCCTGATGCTTGAGTCGGCTGATGG ATGTGATTTCCTGTTCAATAATCTGAATCTCAACCCAATGAGGGTTTTGGATGCTATTTCTCTCTCTGTATCAGTTTTTAAAGATTCAATTCCTACAACGGGGACAAGTCTGTTGCCCAGTCCAAGAAACGGGGAAGAGGCGTTGCCCAGTCCAAGAATTGGGGAAGTGGAAGTCCGGTGGGTGCCGTCGAATCCGGGTACTATTAAGATTAATGTTGATGCAAGTTGGGTAGCACGTTCGGGGATGGGTTACATTGGGGTGGTGGCAAGAAACAACGAGGGTTGTTTCTTGGTGGCTTGCGGGTACCGCATCATGGCTAATAGTGTTGCAATGGCAGATGCCTTGGCAATTTTACATGGGTGTGAGCTGGGAGCTAGAAAGGGTTGGGATTCTATTATTGTGGAATCAGACTCTTGA